In a genomic window of Bordetella petrii:
- a CDS encoding ParB family protein, giving the protein MAEMTSHDMAGKLLAAGFERSGPSATTLSDPIADTPMVVTLDQLRPYDHDPRKKRNSAYDEIKASIRERGLDAAPAITRRPGEAHYIIRNGGNTRLAILRELWAETKDERFFRISCLFRPWPARGEIVALTGHLAENELRGGLTFIERALGIEKAREFYEAESNTTLSQSELARSLAADGFPVQQSHISRMADAVRYLLPAIPTVLYGGLGRHQVERLSVMRKASERTWEHYAKGRSLPLDFDSFFLEVLSQFDAQADEFSPQRVQDEFSPQRVQDELIGQMSELLGIDYDVLALDLTESESRHRALVSDPTPPSAPPALPDPGAIARPPIEPAPSTATPAPAAGLSAAAPTRPQDDGAPREAFAASPAAAAGDLLDEHIISPAPTTERLQSIQRMVADHLGDALPPDFSANVLQSIPVQAGGLYPISDIWHIDPGLDTPDRLRIHIAQFAREIAGEADLDACVEDRSDGIGFAAKNAAARAALEKFGDLPQDVLEGARRSKFAPPVVRPGLQQRSDSAAAAAPPTDESAAADLAEASTGEDEQA; this is encoded by the coding sequence ATGGCTGAGATGACCTCCCACGACATGGCCGGCAAGCTGCTTGCCGCCGGGTTCGAGCGAAGTGGGCCATCGGCCACGACCTTGAGCGACCCGATCGCCGACACACCGATGGTCGTGACACTGGATCAGTTGCGGCCCTACGACCACGACCCGCGCAAAAAGCGCAACTCGGCCTACGATGAAATCAAGGCTTCCATCCGCGAGCGTGGCCTGGATGCTGCGCCCGCCATCACACGCCGTCCTGGCGAGGCGCACTACATCATCCGCAACGGCGGCAACACCAGGCTGGCGATCCTGCGTGAACTCTGGGCGGAGACCAAGGACGAACGCTTTTTCCGCATATCGTGCCTGTTCCGGCCGTGGCCAGCGCGCGGAGAGATCGTCGCGCTGACCGGGCACCTCGCCGAGAACGAACTACGCGGCGGCCTCACGTTTATCGAGCGCGCCCTGGGCATCGAGAAAGCCCGCGAGTTCTATGAAGCGGAAAGCAACACCACCCTGAGCCAGTCCGAGCTGGCCCGCAGCCTGGCCGCCGACGGTTTCCCCGTGCAGCAGTCGCACATCAGCCGCATGGCCGATGCAGTGCGCTACCTGCTGCCCGCGATCCCGACCGTGCTCTATGGTGGCCTCGGTCGCCACCAGGTCGAGCGGCTATCGGTCATGCGCAAAGCCAGCGAGCGCACATGGGAGCACTATGCCAAGGGCCGCTCCCTGCCGCTGGACTTCGACAGCTTCTTTCTGGAAGTGCTGTCGCAGTTCGACGCCCAGGCCGACGAGTTCTCGCCGCAGCGTGTGCAGGACGAGTTCTCGCCGCAGCGTGTGCAGGACGAGTTGATCGGTCAGATGTCCGAGCTGCTGGGCATCGACTATGACGTGCTTGCCCTGGACCTGACCGAATCCGAGAGCCGCCACCGCGCCCTGGTCAGCGACCCCACCCCGCCATCGGCGCCGCCGGCATTGCCTGACCCTGGGGCCATCGCACGGCCGCCAATCGAACCGGCACCGTCCACCGCTACACCGGCACCTGCTGCCGGCCTCTCTGCCGCCGCGCCGACAAGGCCCCAGGACGACGGGGCCCCGCGCGAGGCATTCGCGGCCAGTCCTGCGGCAGCGGCTGGCGATCTGCTTGACGAGCACATCATCTCTCCGGCACCCACGACGGAGCGGCTCCAGTCCATCCAACGCATGGTCGCCGATCATCTGGGCGATGCGCTTCCGCCCGACTTCTCGGCCAACGTGCTGCAGTCGATTCCCGTGCAGGCCGGTGGCCTCTATCCCATCTCGGACATCTGGCATATCGACCCTGGCCTCGACACACCCGATCGCCTGCGCATCCACATCGCGCAGTTCGCGCGCGAGATCGCGGGCGAGGCCGACCTGGACGCGTGTGTCGAGGATCGTTCTGATGGTATCGGGTTCGCGGCCAAGAACGCCGCAGCGCGGGCGGCGCTGGAGAAGTTCGGGGACCTGCCGCAGGACGTGCTCGAAGGCGCTCGCCGCTCGAAGTTTGCGCCGCCCGTCGTGCGCCCCGGCCTGCAACAGCGCAGTGATAGCGCTGCCGCAGCCGCACCTCCCACCGACGAAAGCGCTGCCGCAGATCTGGCCGAGGCCAGCACCGGCGAGGACGAACAGGCATGA
- a CDS encoding ParA family protein gives MLVISVISTKGGVGKTTSAANLGGLAADAGLRVLMLDLDVRATLSSYYELAHRAPGGIYEQLAFNERDLDQFVSHTVVAGLDLVLIDTQGARSVLLEMAVLASSLALSPVTPEILAARELRRGTMQLLEDIAPPPLHLLLINRVHPVSANARLIQQALHDLFQDHTGIRVLGTDVPAIESYPRAATRGLPVHRIEHRQPPGRVAPAALDTMRALAGELFPQWQDRFALVSGRPSRSIETGRPHGERT, from the coding sequence ATGCTGGTAATCTCCGTGATATCCACCAAAGGCGGCGTGGGCAAGACCACCTCGGCAGCCAATCTCGGTGGCCTCGCCGCCGACGCCGGATTGCGTGTGCTGATGCTCGATCTCGACGTGCGGGCCACGCTGTCTTCCTATTACGAACTGGCTCACCGCGCGCCGGGCGGTATCTACGAGCAGCTCGCCTTCAACGAGCGCGACCTCGACCAGTTCGTGTCCCATACCGTCGTCGCGGGCCTGGACCTGGTGCTGATCGACACCCAGGGTGCACGCTCGGTGCTGTTGGAGATGGCGGTGCTCGCCTCCAGCCTGGCGCTGTCGCCCGTGACCCCGGAAATCCTCGCGGCCCGTGAGCTGCGGCGCGGTACCATGCAGTTGCTGGAGGACATCGCGCCCCCGCCGCTGCATCTGCTGCTCATCAATCGTGTTCACCCCGTGTCTGCCAACGCTCGGCTGATCCAGCAGGCGCTGCACGACTTGTTTCAGGATCACACGGGCATCCGCGTGCTGGGCACCGACGTGCCGGCCATCGAGTCCTATCCGCGCGCCGCAACCCGCGGCCTGCCGGTGCATCGCATTGAACATCGCCAGCCACCGGGCAGAGTCGCGCCCGCCGCGCTGGACACCATGCGCGCGCTCGCCGGCGAACTGTTCCCACAGTGGCAAGACAGATTTGCCCTCGTGTCCGGCCGTCCTTCCCGTTCTATTGAAACCGGGAGGCCCCATGGCGAACGCACATGA
- a CDS encoding AlpA family phage regulatory protein — protein sequence MPIGTVHIYNLMKDGKFPKALRLGIRAVGWDSAEIDQWIADRLNERA from the coding sequence ATACCGATCGGTACAGTTCACATCTACAACCTGATGAAGGACGGCAAGTTTCCCAAAGCTTTGCGTCTTGGGATCCGGGCTGTGGGCTGGGACTCCGCCGAGATCGACCAGTGGATTGCCGACCGCCTTAATGAACGTGCTTGA
- a CDS encoding TetR/AcrR family transcriptional regulator, translating to MTPFAQGMPGRYFGPEPGSKSHTVLQAARKVFLTHGFSATTDMIQQMAGVSKSTVYAHYANKETLFSAVIEAECQSFSDKVSAIRFQSGKLKDTLAALGSAYLDIVLTPEKLALYRIVIAEAPRFPRLAHKFYEAGPNAVVSIVARYLDIAVTSRELELGALKTEELALVFISSIRSEPHLFNLTHPDKSLSPQKTTAWVEMVVNSFIHSYLRKDR from the coding sequence ATGACGCCATTTGCTCAGGGCATGCCAGGGCGATATTTTGGCCCAGAACCTGGTTCAAAATCGCACACGGTTCTCCAGGCAGCTCGAAAAGTCTTTCTCACGCATGGGTTCAGTGCTACCACTGACATGATTCAGCAGATGGCCGGTGTCTCGAAATCCACGGTCTATGCGCATTATGCCAATAAAGAGACGCTGTTTTCGGCCGTCATTGAGGCCGAATGCCAGAGCTTCTCGGACAAAGTGAGCGCGATCCGCTTCCAGTCCGGCAAGCTCAAAGATACGCTTGCAGCGCTGGGATCCGCCTACCTCGATATCGTGCTAACGCCAGAGAAACTGGCTCTGTACAGGATTGTGATCGCGGAGGCTCCGCGCTTCCCTCGATTGGCCCATAAGTTCTACGAGGCTGGACCGAATGCGGTCGTGTCCATTGTTGCTCGGTATCTCGATATCGCCGTAACGTCTAGAGAGCTGGAGCTTGGGGCACTTAAAACTGAGGAGTTGGCGCTGGTTTTCATCAGTTCTATCCGTAGCGAACCGCACCTTTTTAACCTGACCCATCCGGACAAGTCGCTATCACCTCAAAAAACGACCGCATGGGTCGAGATGGTGGTGAACAGCTTTATCCACTCATATTTGAGGAAGGACCGATAG
- a CDS encoding TetR/AcrR family transcriptional regulator, producing MRRAAIQQAALDVFSECGYTRATMREIARRAGVTHGLVQRHFGSKEALFLATVPGTRDWESVIIQEGKGSLAERIAAAFTDRGEAGTGLDALVALLRSTASDIGAAKKLYGVMRDGGAALYEPYLKGKDVALQSDVILAVMIGFTFSRHVAGVGRLAELSTADLKRCLAQTLVGLLPR from the coding sequence ATGCGTCGTGCCGCTATCCAGCAGGCGGCGTTAGACGTTTTTTCCGAGTGTGGCTACACCCGGGCGACGATGCGTGAGATCGCCCGCCGGGCTGGGGTTACGCATGGGTTGGTGCAGCGCCATTTTGGCTCCAAGGAGGCGCTGTTCCTTGCGACGGTGCCTGGGACGCGCGACTGGGAAAGTGTCATCATCCAAGAGGGCAAGGGAAGCCTCGCGGAAAGGATCGCTGCGGCATTCACTGACCGCGGCGAGGCCGGAACGGGCTTGGATGCACTTGTGGCCTTGCTCAGGAGCACAGCGTCCGATATCGGTGCAGCCAAGAAGTTGTACGGCGTTATGCGTGACGGCGGGGCGGCGCTTTACGAACCTTATCTGAAGGGCAAGGACGTCGCCCTGCAAAGCGATGTCATCCTGGCGGTAATGATCGGCTTTACGTTTAGTCGCCACGTTGCCGGCGTTGGGCGTCTCGCGGAACTTTCGACTGCGGATCTCAAACGATGCCTGGCACAAACGTTAGTAGGACTGTTGCCGCGTTGA
- a CDS encoding polyprenyl synthetase family protein, which produces MTHQLAAVSLQLADIQRLVASDMGQVDALIRGRLHSRVDLIVEVVEHLIAAGGKRLRPMLVILAGRACGGHGQGLHKLATIIEFIHTSTLLHDDVVDESSMRRGRSTANAIWGSLPAVLVGDFLYSRSFQLMVELGSMQIMQIIGKTTNQLAEGEILQLLHVHNPDVDEAAYMQVIKHKTAVLFAASTTAGAILAGADRELQRRMEVFGEHLGYAFQITDDVLDYTADAEQLGKNLGDDLAEGKVTLPLIHAMNFSQGAQRNRLREIVQNGGMDAMDVVMEAIQSTGAVDYSRRRAHEHARIAVSMLGGVATTDSVAALRALAAYAVERSY; this is translated from the coding sequence ATGACGCACCAATTAGCCGCCGTATCCCTACAGCTAGCGGACATCCAGCGCCTGGTGGCGTCCGACATGGGGCAGGTAGACGCCTTGATTCGAGGACGCCTGCATTCGCGCGTGGACTTGATCGTGGAGGTCGTCGAGCACCTCATCGCGGCGGGGGGGAAGCGATTACGTCCCATGCTCGTAATATTGGCCGGGCGGGCATGTGGTGGCCATGGCCAGGGACTGCATAAGCTCGCTACTATCATCGAGTTCATTCATACCTCGACCTTGCTGCATGACGATGTCGTTGACGAATCATCCATGCGCAGAGGCCGCAGCACCGCCAATGCCATCTGGGGCAGCCTGCCTGCAGTGCTGGTCGGGGACTTTCTCTATTCGCGCAGTTTCCAGTTGATGGTGGAACTGGGCAGCATGCAGATCATGCAGATCATTGGAAAGACGACGAACCAACTCGCCGAAGGCGAAATCCTCCAGCTGCTACACGTTCACAATCCAGATGTGGATGAGGCAGCCTACATGCAGGTGATCAAACACAAGACGGCTGTACTGTTCGCCGCAAGTACTACGGCAGGTGCGATCCTGGCGGGGGCCGATAGGGAGCTACAACGTCGGATGGAGGTATTCGGGGAGCATCTGGGCTATGCTTTCCAGATTACAGACGATGTACTTGACTATACGGCAGATGCCGAGCAATTGGGCAAGAATCTCGGCGACGACTTGGCCGAGGGCAAGGTGACGCTACCGCTGATCCACGCTATGAACTTCAGCCAAGGCGCGCAGCGCAATCGACTGCGGGAGATCGTGCAGAACGGTGGCATGGACGCGATGGACGTGGTGATGGAGGCCATACAGTCCACCGGTGCTGTCGACTACAGTCGGCGCCGAGCGCACGAGCACGCCCGGATCGCCGTTTCAATGCTGGGGGGAGTTGCGACAACCGACTCGGTAGCAGCCCTGCGGGCTTTAGCTGCCTACGCTGTGGAACGAAGTTACTAA